A section of the Falco rusticolus isolate bFalRus1 chromosome Z, bFalRus1.pri, whole genome shotgun sequence genome encodes:
- the PGAP4 gene encoding post-GPI attachment to proteins factor 4, whose amino-acid sequence MLHQAWQLCGRWCRWSSPFIHLFTLTVVTFGVLAPLICHRLLHSYFYLRRWHLNPMSQEFLEQNQQEGQAALHYFEKLQMQNASEASGSDTFQPLLLVTIITVQRQNDFHYVLQVASRFHYLLQKCGARCQSHRLLLCNVESDPSSHQDVKLLSSFFPLISRDKTGEKADPRANQFEKEKQDYVFCLEQSLLAYNPEYILVVEDDAVPEEEIFAVLQHLLLARFSKPYLRDALYFKLYHPERLQRYFNPEPMRILEWLGLGMFMGPVLSWVYSWATGRSSLSWPIVLFFALYSMALSELVGRHYMLELRRLAPTLYNIVPVTECCTPAMLFSAPSAHRALGYLRGLHCRQGFAKDIALYSLLHTKGENAYVVEPNLVRHVGMYSSLRLNNNPKLL is encoded by the coding sequence aTGTTACACCAAgcctggcagctctgtggaCGGTGGTGCCGTTGGTCCAGTCCTTTTATCCATCTCTTCACACTGACTGTGGTGACATTTGGTGTGCTCGCACCTTTGATTTGCCACCGGCTCCTCCACTCTTACTTCTATTTGCGGCGCTGGCACCTGAACCCCATGAGCCAGGAGTTCCTGGAGCAGAACCAGCAGGAGGGCCAGGCTGCCCTCCATTACTTTGAGAAGCTGCAGATGCAAAATGCCTCTGAGGCATCTGGCAGTGACACCTTTCAGCCCTTGCTGCTGGTCACCATCATCACTGTGCAGAGGCAGAATGATTTCCACTATGTCTTGCAAGTGGCCTCCCGCTTCCACTACCTCCTCCAGAAATGTGGTGCGCGTTGCCAGAGCCACCGCCTCCTCCTCTGTAATGTGGAGTCAGACCCCAGCAGCCATCAGGATGTCAAGCTGCTTAGCAGCTTCTTTCCTCTGATCAGTCGGGACAAAACTGGGGAGAAGGCTGACCCCAGAGCGAACCAGTTTGAGAAGGAGAAGCAGGATTATGTCTTCTGCCTTGAGCAGTCACTGTTGGCATACAACCCAGAGTACATCCTTGTAGTGGAAGATGATGCTGTGCCAGAGGAGGAGATATTTGCTGTGTTGCAGCATCTCTTGTTGGCCCGGTTTTCCAAACCATACCTCAGAGATGCACTCTACTTCAAGCTTTACCATCCTGAGAGGCTTCAGCGCTACTTCAACCCTGAACCCATGAGAATCCTTGAGTGGCTAGGTCTGGGCATGTTTATGGGGCCTGTGCTGAGCTGGGTGTACTCCTGGGCAACTGGGCGCTCCAGCCTTAGTTGGCCCATTGTCTTGTTCTTTGCTTTGTACAGTATGGCTTTGTCAGAGCTAGTGGGACGGCATTACATGCTGGAGCTGCGCCGGCTGGCCCCCACACTGTATAATATCGTGCCAGTCACGGAGTGCTGCACGCCTGCCATGCTTTTCTCTGCTCCGTCTGCCCACCGTGCCTTAGGTTACCTGAGGGGTCTGCACTGCCGCCAGGGTTTTGCTAAGGATATTGCCCTTTACTCACTGCTGCATACGAAGGGGGAGAATGCCTATGTGGTGGAACCCAACCTGGTCCGGCATGTAGGAATGTATTCCAGCCTTCGGCTaaacaacaacccaaaactGCTGTGA